From Rhodamnia argentea isolate NSW1041297 chromosome 10, ASM2092103v1, whole genome shotgun sequence, a single genomic window includes:
- the LOC115747668 gene encoding pectin acetylesterase 3-like has translation MELKLRGMMLGWFLCFAFGFASCRSEEGLEDFGERESLLSYLESDAVSSSTSQPLMVGLTLIQGAAANGAVCLDGTLPGYHLDRGSGSGANSWLVHLEGGGWCNTVRNCVYRKTTRRGSSKFMEKQLPFTGILSNKAEENPDFFNWNRVKIRYCDGASFNGAGQDEAAQLYFRGQQIWLAAIDELMSKGMKNADQALLSGCSAGGLASILHCDEFGTLFPKTTKVKCLSDAGMFLDAVDVSGGHALRSMFNGVVTLQDVKENLPSTCTSHLDPTSCFFPQNLVSNIKTPLFLLNAAYDAWQVQQSLAPPSADPHGTWTDCKMNHARCNSSQIQFFQDFRNQMLEAIKTFSRSDQNGLFINSCFAHCQSERQDTWFASDSPLIGNKGVAESVGDWFFDRATVKAIDCAYPCDKTCHDLAFTH, from the exons ATGGAGCTGAAGCTGAGAGGGATGATGTTGGGATGGTTTCTGTGTTTCGCTTTTGGGTTTGCATCGTGCAGATCTGAGGAGGGTCTTGAGGATTTCGGGGAAAGGGAGAGTCTCCTTTCTTACTTGGAGAGCGATGCAGTCTCGTCCTCCACTTCGCAGCCCCTCATGGTTGGCCTCACTCTCATTCAGGGTGCTGCTGCTAACGGAGCTG TCTGCTTAGATGGTACATTGCCTGGTTATCATCTTGACAGAGGCTCTGGATCGGGTGCAAACAGTTGGCTCGTCCATTTAGAG GGCGGGGGATGGTGCAATACAGTGAGGAATTGTGTTTACAGAAAAACTACTCGTCGTGGTTCATCAAAGTTTATGGAGAAGCAATTACCTTTCACAGGAATATTGAGTAATAAAGCTGAAGAAAACCCTG ATTTTTTCAATTGGAACAGAGTAAAGATCCGGTATTGCGATGGGGCTTCTTTCAATGGAGCAGGCCAGGATGAG GCTGCGCAGCTCTACTTTCGAGGACAGCAAATCTGGTTGGCAGCAATCGACGAGTTGATGTCCAAGGGAATGAAGAATGCCGATCAG GCTCTTCTTTCTGGATGCTCTGCTGGGGGTCTAGCATCTATATTGCACTGCGACGAGTTCGGCACCTTATTCCCAAAGACTACCAAAGTGAAATGCTTAAGTGATGCGGGAATGTTCCTTGATGC AGTAGATGTTTCTGGGGGCCATGCTCTTCGGAGTATGTTCAATGGTGTAGTCACCTTGCAG GATGTGAAAGAAAATCTGCCTAGTACCTGTACCAGCCATCTGGATCCAACTTCG tgctTCTTCCCACAGAATTTGGTTTCAAACATTAAGACTCCGCTGTTTCTTTTAAATGCCGCCTATGACGCATGGCAG GTCCAACAAAGTTTGGCTCCACCATCAGCCGATCCTCATGGCACTTGGACTGATTGCAAAATGAACCATGCACGTTGTAACTCGTCACAGATACAGTTCTTTCAAg ATTTCAGGAACCAAATGCTCGAAGCAATAAAAACTTTCTCGAGGTCTGATCAAAATGGTCTATTTATCAATTCCTGTTTTGCTCATTGCCAGTCCGAGAGACAGGACACATGGTTTGCCAGTGATTCTCCCCTTATTGGAAATAAG GGGGTTGCTGAATCCGTAGGAGACTGGTTCTTCGATAGAGCAACTGTTAAAGCCATTGATTGCGCTTACCCCTGTGATAAGACCTGTCACGATCTGGCCTTCACTCACTGA